A DNA window from Aspergillus nidulans FGSC A4 chromosome I contains the following coding sequences:
- a CDS encoding protein ngn28 (transcript_id=CADANIAT00006568), producing MCFPLSAEHITAKRDRTPLTSTMAVTNPTISLPQNYILRVGTPPVPSYLHLRLTSGLSPKTPAQAAAVAAGTWYGCYITYTDPSGDSPEPVPVAMGRIISDGSWYFHVVDMAVLPEHQRKGLGDSILKNLLGYIMDNKAEGEPYVNLLADEPGRKLYRRNGFVDAMPHSLGMFWEGNR from the exons ATGTGCTT TCCTCTGTCAGCAGAGCACATAACTGCGAAACGAGATCGAACACCACTGACGTCGACAATGGCAGTCACCAATCCAACCATATCCCTTCCTCAGAACTACATCCTCAGGGTGGGCACGCCTCCCGTCCCCTCCTACCTGCACCTGCGCCTGACATCCGGCTTGTCCCCCAAAACCCCTGCGcaagccgccgccgttgcAGCAGGGACCTGGTACGGCTGCTACATCACATACACCGATCCCTCCGGTGACTCTCCTGAACCAGTCCCAGTCGCAATGGGCCGCATCATCAGCGACGGCAGCTGGTACTTTCACGTCGTCGACATGGCCGTCCTACCTGAGCACCAGAGGAAAGGGCTGGGAGATTCCATTCTGAAGAATCTGCTGGGGTATATCATGGACAACAAGGCCGAGGGGGAGCCCTATGTTAACCTCCTTGCGGACGAGCCGGGTCGGAAACTGTATAGGCGGAATGGGTTTGTAGACGCTATGCCGCATAGTCTGGGCATGTTCTGGGAGGGGAACCGATAG
- a CDS encoding protein xtrA (transcript_id=CADANIAT00006567), whose product MAGQILQSIASASVWIVAFATLVDNVDERSKGKVTATAMSFISMGIFAGPMVSGFLLELVGYWPAWFAALLLLVVDFLARLLMIETPSARKSESASDAQEQSPLLAASSGQTAQDHENETGTAAGDAKSAASRGFYRIMLTNPQILASMFNTLALSLTLASFDTTLPLHVRDVFGWGSLPVGLIFFCLQIPTIALGPGVGWLRDRIGLRYPTTVSCGLLAPLLWLLSVPGEEFPWGKLGGDKTGQVVYILAIVGIGFCLAFTRGAGTFQMMAVIHELERDNPSMFGPHGGNSRLSGLIELPFNIGMMVGPLLSGSFSEYLGYYWTCFVLAVIAMLVAISSWLYLTAQGQDVREMEEEGMI is encoded by the exons atggccgGTCAAATCTTGCAGTCCATTGCCAGTGCGTCTGTGTGGATTGTCGCGTTCGCGACACTCGTCGACAATGTCGACGAGCGTAGCAAGGGAAAGGTCACCGCCACGGCAATGTCCTTTATTTCAATGGGCATTTTCGCTGGCCCTATGGTGTCAGGATTTCTGCTGGAGTTGGTCGGCTACTGGCCTGCGTGGTTTGccgctttgcttctgctggtggtggattTTTTGGCGAGACTGCTTATGATCGAGACCCCGTCAGCTAGAAAATCCGAATCAGCGTCTGACGCACAGGAACAAAGCCCCCTCCTAGCGGCATCGAGCGGCCAGACAGCCCAAGATCATGAGAACGAGACAGGAACTGCGGCCGGCGATGCCAAATCCGCGGCTTCGCGCGGCTTCTACAGGATCATGTTGACCAACCCGCAGATCCTCGCCTCCATGTTCAACACTCTCGCCCTCTCTCTCACACTTGCCTCGTTCGACACTACCCTCCCTCTGCACGTCCGGGACGTCTTCGGCTGGGGCAGTCTCCCCGTGGgactgatcttcttctgtctgCAGATCCCCACGATCGCGCTAGGTCCTGGAGTCGGCTGGCTGCGTGATCGAATTGGATTACGCTATCCGACGACGGTTTCTTGTGGCCTCCTCGCGCCTCTATTGTGGCTCTTGTCTGTTCCAGGCGAAGAGTTCCCCTGGGGAAAGCTTGGGGGTGATAAGACTGGCCAGGTGGTGTATATCCTTGCCATCGTGGGCATAGGTTTCTGTCTTGCATTCACGCGTGGCGCAGGGACGTTTCAAATGATGG CCGTCATCCACGAACTCGAGCGCGACAACCCAAGCATGTTCGGGCCCCATGGAGGAAACTCCCGGCTCTCAGGACTCATCGAGCTGCCCTTCAATATAGGCATGATGGTTGGTCCGCTGCTCTCTGGAAGTTTTTCCGAGTATTTAGGATATTATTGGACTTGCTTTGTGCTTG CGGTTATTGCGATGCTTGTCGCGATCTCCTCGTGGCTTTACTTGACTGCGCAAGGACAGGACGTaagagagatggaggaggaggggatgaTCTGA
- a CDS encoding uncharacterized protein (transcript_id=CADANIAT00006563), with protein MASSFNDSTIGPRASPTLFPTRTIACRNEPFTQHKITAPSCAMPTKPCQYMQAHQQWNTTRYAPQLHRHPQDHQAPLMDTPIPLEGHIFSWTARRQGAGGINASLDEALEDFIAGVDAEMKGGLALMPPDPSSGSNWPGRDVEELGVGRGIVVEWMEMQ; from the coding sequence ATGGCTTCCTCGTTCAACGACAGCACTATCGGCCCACGAGCGTCCCCAACCTTATTCCCTACCCGAACAATTGCCTGTCGAAATGAACCCTTCACGCAGCACAAGATCACGGCGCCTTCCTGCGCAATGCCGACCAAACCTTGCCAGTATATGCAGGCCCATCAGCAGTGGAATACAACCAGATACGCTCCACAGTTGCATAGACATCCACAGGACCATCAGGCTCCACTCATGGACACACCCATACCCCTAGAAGGACATATTTTCTCTTGGACAGCGAGAAGACAAGGGGCCGGCGGAATCAATGCCTCGCTCgacgaggcgctggaagatTTTATCGCTGGCGTCGACGCAGAGATGAAGGGTGGATTGGCTCTGATGCCGCCCGACCCGTCATCAGGTAGCAACTGGCCTGGAAGGGATGTTGAGGAGTTGGGCGTCGGCAGGGGAATAGTTgtggagtggatggagatgcagTGA
- a CDS encoding uncharacterized protein (transcript_id=CADANIAT00006562), producing the protein MESQTLFHEPPGTVTIEDLHHGEEAVVVLKPTPSEDPNDPLNWSKLRKLVNFALASFYTLATFVLLDIGTVIWVQLNAELDISWSNLNNSFALNLAGLAIGCILIVPFAIKYGRRSIYILSSVVQLATAIWQAKMNTTAELLAINALNGLAGAVSEAIVQMTIVDIFFVHQRASANAFYNFMVNTGAYLAPVAAGYCATAQGWRWIWWWTSIMLAINTLLFLLAFEETKYIPILFGQAREHVHTDSKARYEQPGMKSSGSTQATGELAMETEAYRRKPYRERLALITKTDNPIWENVKRPLVVLVSFPAVTFTAFVWGCFLSWFSIIATTQSSYLALPPYNYNSSQIGLFNLPPFIGGVIGGVLSGPVNDWYVLWRAKRSNGVFEPETRLHMSLPAIIATPIGLLVFGIGLAREVCSSSLLPLCSAYPDEAVYCDGHDADDYPNDRIWYFGE; encoded by the exons ATGGAGAGTCAGACTCTGTTTCATGAACCCCCCGGTACCGTGACAATCGAGGACT TGCATCATGGCGAGGAGGCAGTCGTTGTGCTCAAACCGACTCCATCAGAGGACCCGAATGATCCTTTG AACTGGTCGAAACTGCGAAAGCTCGTCAACTTCGCTCTCGCAAGCTTTTACACTTTGGCAACCTTCGTGCTCCTCGACATCGGTACCGTGATCTGGGTTCAGCTAAACGCTGAACTGGACATCAGCTGGTCGAACCTTAATAACTCGTTCGCATTGAACCTTGCAGGCCTCGCTATTGGCTGCATCCTAATTGTCCCCTTCGCAATCAAGTACGGCCGTCGGAGTATCTATATACTCAGCTCGGTAGTCCAGCTTGCAACGGCGATATGGCAAGCGAAGATGAATACAACCGCTGAGCTGCTCGCCATCAACGCTCTTAATGGGCTTGCGGGAGCCGTCAGCGAGGCGATAGTACAGATGACGattgttgatatcttctttgTTCACCAGCGCGCGTCCGCCAATGCGTTTTACAACTTTATGGTCAATACGGGAGCATATCTCGCCCCGGTGGCGGCGGGGTACTGTGCGACTGCCCAGGGGTGGCGGTGGATCTGGTGGTGGACGTCTATCATGCTTGCTATCAATacgctgctcttccttctcgcgtttgaggagacaaagtacatTCCCATACTATTCGGACAGGCCAGGGAACATGTCCATACCGACAGCAAAGCCCGATACGAGCAGCCCGGCATGAAATCTAGTGGCAGCACTCAGGCCACTGGTGAGCTGGCCATGGAGACTGAGGCGTACCGCCGAAAGCCGTACAGAGAGCGTTTGGCCCTCATAACGAAAACAGATAATCCAATCTGGGAGAATGTCAAGCGGCCGCTGGTTGTTTTGGTGTCCTTTCCTGCTGTTACATTCACAGCATTCGTATGGGGctgctttctctcctggTTCTCAATCATTGCAACGACTCAGTCATCTTATCTTGCACTACCCCCGTACAACTACAACTCCTCGCAAATTGGCTTATTCAATCTTCCTCCATTTATTGGAGGTGTCATCGGCGGGGTCCTCAGCGGACCGGTCAACGACTGGTACGTCCTTTGGCGCGCGAAACGAAGCAACGGGGTGTTTGAGCCTGAAACCAGACTGCATATGAGCTTACCTGCTATAATCGCTACACCGATTGGATTGCTTGTCTTTGGTATTGGCCTAGCAAGA GAAGTATGCTCGTCTAGCCTTTTGCCTCTATGTTCTGCATATCCTGACGAAGC CGTGTATTGCGACGGCCATGACGCTGACGATTATCCCAATGATCGTATTTG GTATTTTGGTGAG TGA
- a CDS encoding uncharacterized protein (transcript_id=CADANIAT00006569) — MSRNSFHTRWKSTTRSAAPLPDPSTKWSQVGPAKEHLVQQLETLYWEGVRGEIENIIRTLRIFQAPEYADGLIDNVGENDIHGYDTFLDQVNQQARAFALRYRDERTEYNGLATTRVLDSEKAVRDLTYDIIAERSSARVTAEVRENLTSEPTTTPSLEGIPTNELPKTTRKDLVSKGKHGYCFRQQMIEDRPDQRRPKRVPGIPQLVAKSMGTPVEFRVLKCAQCHNAITGSMFTRRNEEFATSTICEGCYWAHHYGDQSYVKQYKHSIVEDAIELAERQGSCKCEQNTKQLTGWYHLKFKDGNHYQISATKSCPVFKISQGISNVKYKGLLATAGLEPPVRKRFGLSRVASKLKRHSLSTIGQASPLAPEELASKLYLQSSTGRAKADEDVPLFARECVVENPFSYVHMVLRVGPILIERMSETNVLITLKELPVFHDRFHIRGNQHMLRMDLEAAAQLWYCEQPVSKPKRYKLAMKQVVGAPFSGLLSEGEEGQAQQETVQLLLAAANALDLGLSSAEQSKVLAAATTPILDKLKNILGARLKIYLQAIGERLVDQSTAIETTDPTFCSSLLDPAIFGPLFNGPIREFLGGPLYLMSFLCPTATEYPDQRIITKHDVPYGFTEEYLHRYYFGRFNDADIIDTLQEYWYDWGSFFGGPLYRYQDTFPWDCSEKWKRCPTKCGDCSITKHVWAFPFDSWSLITLHLQREQYLYPPRAGTTAISPVDWVRSRQYILAAADALHRVATAMAQSPRLGKVTAWLHEDSRLLQTQPSLSRAKLGGIHRAQPFSHYYELGANQHYFLSEWAMINCAEQIKAYEKLRDARMMVFEIPWQIAGTPRYRKSATTHDITYGYVGFQGQRADHRPSDNAGANYYPYYYPITDTRTSGEGYQCADGQFQMTDQTAGDDDPTHGAEHNCGSGCGASTEAGALQGDNGGYGGGYYGGGGYSGCGSGGGGGSGGGGGSGGGGGSGGGGGGSGGGGGGESASDPG; from the exons ATGTCACGAAACTCGTTCCATACTCGGTGGAAATCCACCACCAGATCCGCAGCCCCTCTGCCTGACCCTTCCACAAAATGGAGTCAAGTTGGTCCGGCAAAGGAGCATTTAGTGCAGCAGTTGGAGACCCTTTACTGGGAAGGAGTCCGCGGCGAGATCGAAAATATCATTCGCACACTTAGAATATTTCAGGCCCCAGAGTACGCGGACGGGCTGATTGATAATGTGGGGGAGAACGATATCCATGGATATGACACAttcctggaccaggtcaacCAGCAAGCGCGCGCGTTTGCGCTTCGTTACC GAGACGAGCGAACGGAGTATAATGGCCTGGCTACAACAAGAGTTCTGGATAGCGAGAAGGCTGTTCGAGATCTGACGTACGATATCATTGCGGAGAGGAGCAGCGCCAGGGTGACAGCAGAAGTTCGAGAGAATCTGACAAGTGAGCCAACAACTACACCTTCCCTCGAAGGGATACCCACTAACGAACTTCCAAAGACGACCCGAAAAGATCTAGTATCGAAAGGCAAGCATGGTTACTGCTTCAGACAGCAG ATGATCGAGGACCGTCCAGACCAGAGGAGGCCCAAGAGGGTCCCTGGTATACCGCAAT TGGTGGCGAAGAGCATGGGTACACCTGTCGAATTTCGAGTGCTGAAGTGTGCCCAATGCCACAACGCCATAACCGGCAGCATGTTCACGCGTCGGAACGAGGAATTTGCGACGTCCACCATCTGCGAAGGCTGCTATTGGGCTCACCATTATGGCGACCAATCGTACGTCAAGCAGTACAAGCATTCCATCGTAGAGGACGCGATCGAGCTGGCGGAACGGCAAGGGTCATGCAAATGCGAGCAAAATACTAAACAGCTCACAGGATGGTACCACCTCAAATTCAAAGATGGCAATCACTATCAAATTAGCGCCACGAAGTCGTGTCCAGTGTTTAAGATCTCACAGGGAATCAGTAATGTCAAATACAAAGGGCTTCTTGCAACCGCGGGATTAGAGCCGCCGGTGAGGAAACGATTTGGACTTTCTCGAGTGGCGAGCAAGCTGAAGAGACACTCGTTATCGACAATTGGACAGGCCTCGCCGCTCGCCCCAGAAGAACTGGCCTCGAAGTTGTACCTGCAGAGTTCGACTGGAAGGGCAAAAGCAGACGAGGATGTCCCGCTCTTCGCTCGAGAATGTGTCGTCGAGAATCCGTTCAGCTATGTGCATATGGTTCTACGAGTAGGACCAATTCTTATTGAGAGGATGTCAGA GACGAATGTCCTCATAACGCTGAAGGAGCTGCCAGTCTTCCATGACCGATTTCATATTCGTGGCAACCAGCACATGCTCCGTATGGAcctggaagcagcagcgcagcTATGGTATTGCGAGCAGCCTGTAAGCAAACCGAAGCGTTATAAGCTCGCCATGAAGCAGGTGGTCGGCGCTCCATTTTCCGGTCTGCTTtctgaaggagaggaaggccagGCGCAGCAGGAAactgttcagcttctcctggccgccgccaatgcctTGGATTTGGGTCTGTCAAGTGCCGAGCAGAGCAAAGTGCTTGCAGCAGCGACAACCCCAATATTGGACAAGCTAAAAAATATTCTCGGGGCCAGACTTAAGATCTACCTCCAGGCAATCGGTGAAAGACTCGTCGACCAGAGCACTGCCATTGAAACCACTGATCCCACATTTTGCTCCTCACTGCTTGATCCGGCCATATTTGGACCCCTTTTTAACGGTCCCATACGCGAGTTTCTCGGGGGCCCTCTCTACCTGATGAGCTTCCTCTGTCCAACGGCAACCGAATATCCGGACCAGCGTATCATCACCAAGCACGATGTTCCTTATGGCTTCACAGAGGAATATTTGCATCGATATTACTTTGGTCGTTTCAATGACGCAGATATAATCGACACTCTACAAGAATACTGGTACGACTGGGGTTCGTTCTTTGGCGGCCCATTGTACCGATATCAGGACACCTTCCCATGGGACTGCTCTGAAAAATGGAAACGTTGTCCGACCAAGTGCGGCGACTGTAGCATTACAAAGCACGTATGGGCCTTTCCGTTCGATAGCTGGTCCTTGATcaccctccacctccagcgGGAGCAGTACCTGTACCCTCCGCGAGCCGGAACCACAGCAATCTCACCAGTTGACTGGGTCCGGTCTCGCCAGTACATCCTcgccgctgcagatgcccTCCACCGCGTCGCAACGGCAATGGCGCAATCGCCACGGCTTGGAAAAGTCACGGCCTGGCTGCACGAAGACAGCCGACTGCTGCAGACACaaccatctctttctcgggCTAAACTCGGTGGCATCCACCGCGCACAACCGTTCAGCCACTACTATGAACTCGGCGCCAACCAGCACTACTTCCTGTCAGAATGGGCCATGATCAATTGTGCGGAGCAGATAAAAGCCTATGAGAAACTTCGAGATGCGCGGATGATGGTCTTCGAGATTCCCTGGCAGATAGCCGGCACACCGCGGTACCGAAAGAGTGCCACAACGCACGATATCACCTACGGGTATGTAGGATTCCAGGGTCAACGGGCCGATCACAGACCTTCTGATAACGCAGGGGCCAACTATTACCCCTATTATTATCCCATCACTGACACCCGCACTTCTGGCGAAGGCTATCAATGTGCTGATGGACAATTTCAGATGACGGATCAGACGGCTGGCGACGATGATCCTACCCACGGTGCGGAGCATAACTGCGGTTCTGGGTGCGGTGCCAGTACCGAGGCTGGGGCGCTGCAGGGTGATAATGGTGGGTATGGTGGAGGTTATTATGGCGGAGGGGGATATAGTGGCTGTGGGAGCGGAGGTGGCGGAGggagtggaggaggaggtggtagtggaggaggtggtggtagtggcggaggtggtggtggcagtggaggtggaggtggaggtg AGTCAGCGTCAGACCCTGGGTGA
- a CDS encoding uncharacterized protein (transcript_id=CADANIAT00006564) has protein sequence MCCPGTSLAKRRVVYAIRGRMLIESQLVAAAICGVGVPLKDHGLGKNIWTVPFSDITLIKLSMLFLYLRLFPNTLLRKAVFVSLAITSLWAIGSFLAQVLSCKPISYYWNQWDGEHEGRCASHNSLLLAHSIINIFLDVLVIALPMPVLVKLQMSIEKRVGMCLMFAVGLVYVVFLILRQHYSSLHNSFSDRVPSEDFVPVGVWSLLEIDVGIMCSCMPGIRALTKRLYSTLFKTDGQPSSGYRYGSRQSKPGSGGSGSGSAHRVQSSFKSGSSNSNAGGGGQFIRLKEVDSREVDTTNHLWPLREFPAVTVPPKDSVRVTRADVQTQGHPWQEYSDDSKPSPLLPPARYEDPRAHYCLFSKAAIARASKGSSHFTWFRDGDSTYSKCLN, from the exons ATGTGCTGCCCTGGTACGAGCTTAGCAAAACGGCGCGTGGTTTACGCAATTAGAGGAAGAATGCTAATCGAATCCCAGCTTGTCGCGGCAGCTATTTGTGGCGTTGGCGTTCCGT TGAAGGATCACGGTTTAGGCAAAAACATCTGGACCGTTCCGTTCAGCGACATCA CATTGATCAAACTATCCATGCTCTTCCTCTACCTTCGACTCTtccccaatactcttctACGCAAAGCAGTCTTCGTCTCGCTGGCCATAACTTCCCTTTGGGCAATCGGGTCATTTCTCGCACAGGTTCTCTCCTGCAAGCCAATATCCTACTACTGGAACCAATGGGATGGTGAGCATGAAGGCAGATGCGCCAGCCATAACTCGCTCCTCCTTGCGCACTCGATTATCAATATCTTCCTGGATGTTTTGGTGATTGCCCTTCCAATGCCGGTTCTTGTCAAGCTTCAGATGAGCATTGAGAAGAGGGTGGGCATGTGCCTGATGTTTGCCGTGGGGCTTGTGTACGTCGTCTTTCTGATAT TGCGTCAACACTACTCCTCCTTGCACAATAGCTTTTCTGACAGAGTTCCTTCAGAGGATTTCGTTCCCGTCGGCGTCTGGAGTCTTCTGGAAATTGACGTCGGAATCATGTGCTCCTGCATGCCGGGCATTCGGGCGTTGACGAAACGGCTGTACAGTACATTATTCAAGACTGATGGCCAGCCGAGTAGCGGATACAGATACGGCTCGAGACAGTCAAAACCAGGCAGTGGGGGTTCAGGGTCCGGGTCAGCACATCGAGTTCAGTCCTCGTTCAAATCTGGCTCGTCGAACTCCAACGCGGGAGGGGGAGGTCAGTTCATCAGACTCAAGGAGGTCGATAGTCGAGAGGTAGATACGACAAATCATCTATGGCCTCTTCGTGAATTCCCCGCCGTAACAGTGCCGCCAAAAGACTCCGTGAGAGTGACAAGGGCGGACGTGCAGACTCAAGGGCACCCTTGGCAAGAATACAGCGATGACTCGAAACCGTCACCATTGTTACCGCCAGCGAGGTATGAAGACCCGCGTGCTCATTATTGTCTGTTTTCGAAGGCTGCGATAGCCAGGGCGAGCAAGGGCTCATCGCACTTCACGTGGTTTCGGGATGGTGACTCTACGTATTCGAAGTGTCTCAATTGA
- a CDS encoding putative integral membrane protein (transcript_id=CADANIAT00006566), with protein MTANFPIRTHAQRSVLGCSFVFSILAITAVLLRLLAHKIARKKWTLSDYFIIMACTFSVGLQCISITGVFRAGIGYDHVSVIVADPRWGTEPIITVSKLIVPLQFVWVLSLSCTKISILFLYLRIFPVRWLVISSYATMAVIVAWAIATILAGCLICRPFAYNWDKTIPGGYCGDQVTSFTITGIINLVTDVVVLVLPMRNLSKLQMATYKKITLIAVFGLGAVTCVISALRISVLSTMNFADITYTIPKANIFSGIEPCLAVILASVPMMRPLLGRKGGSTDATGQTPVYSDSNSHPHPHSKSLSKSRGNRNSRIGDDGFQPLDDDTSQLWLRPLGPKHHVGVKVSQDTVTGDGESTGSLESLSETRGKMAKRGPGIGVGSGITVKQEWNVGESR; from the exons ATGACGGCCAACTTCCCCATCAGAACGCACGCCCAGCGCTCCGTGCTCGGCtgctccttcgtcttctccatccttgCAATCACGGCCGTTCTACTCCGGCTGCTGGCGCACAAGATCGCGCGCAAGAAATGGACTCTCAGCgattattttattattatgGCATGC ACATTCTCTGTCGGCCTCCAATGCATTAGTATCACTGGCGTTTTCCGAGCAGGTATCGGTTACGACCACGTCAGCGTCATCGTGGCAGACCCTAGATGGGGTACAGAGCCCATAATAACCGTGTCGAAACTCATCGTCCCGCTGCAATTTGTGTGGGTGCTGAGTCTTAGCTGCACCAAGATCAGCATTCTCTTCTTGTACCTCCGCATCTTCCCTGTCCGGTGGCTTGTGATTTCTTCATACGCAACAATGGCTGTCATTGTGGCGTGGGCGATCGCGACGATTCTAGCGGGCTGTCTGATCTGTCGCCCTTTTGCCTATAACTGGGATAAAACCATTCCAGGCGGTTACTGCGGTGACCAGGTTACGAGTTTCACAATCACGGGCATTATCAATCTCGTCACTGACGTGGTAGTCCTTGTGCTGCCGATGCGGAACTTGTCCAAGCTTCAGATGGCGACGTATAAGAAGATTACCCTGATTGCTGTTTTTGGTCTGGGCGCTGT AACATGCGTGATCTCCGCCCTCCGCATTTCCGTCCTCTCCACCATGAACTTCGCAGATATCACCTACACTATACCAAAAGCCAATATCTTCAGCGGGATCGAGCCGTGTCTGGCCGTGATCCTCGCCTCCGTGCCCATGATGCGGCCGCTGCTTGGTCGAAAGGGCGGGAGCACCGATGCAACGGGCCAAACGCCCGTCTATTCGGATTCCAACTCGCATCCGCACCCACATTCAAAGTCCCTTTCCAAGTCAAGGGGGAACAGGAACTCCAGGATTGGTGATGATGGGTTCCAGCcacttgatgatgatacgAGTCAGCTTTGGCTTAGGCCTCTGGGGCCGAAACATCATGTTGGTGTTAAGGTGTCGCAGGATACGGTCACGGGAGACGGGGAGAGTACGGGGAGTCTCGAGTCGTTATCGGAGACGAGGGGGAAAATGGCGAAGAGAGGTCCTGGGATTGGCGTTGGGTCGGGGATCACAGTGAAGCAGGAGTGGAATGTGGGGGAGTCGCGATGA
- a CDS encoding protein CYP62C1 (transcript_id=CADANIAT00006565): protein MIKSLPAAGTLSCLVRMMERSWKYIAIACALWVVQKIYSAITSPLRAIPGPFYTSLTRLPLKLSIIAGQRIYFIHSLHQRYGPIVRVSPTEVSIASLPEFREIHRVGSPFLKSNWYEKFVMGQHSPGVFAISDPKQHGARRRLFARAMSNTELRRVWEDVVRSKVRLAVDRIKGELEADGARCDVLKWWTFLATDVVGHLMFGEDFDMLNIGVKNEYIHVLESTMKGSGINAELPLVGCIGRHLPFSVVRSMFRANDYLTNYGKRAVTNARAKSDSSRNIFSGMLYEAEKCTDSDSGLSELDIITEAGNMIVAGSDTTAVTLTYLVWVVLSRPQLQREIESEVLALEEGYDDAKLETLPVLNAVIKETLRLYGAAPGSLPRTVPRGGATLGGYFIPEGMTVSTQSWTVHRDENLFPDPDSFNISRWLEENDAGFPAAQLAFSPFGAGGRICLGIHLAYMELRLAAAEFFRRCRGVRLSPDTTWKIMKPMNYFLIAPTGNRCDIMRG, encoded by the exons ATGATTAAATCCCTCCCCGCAGCGGGGACGCTCTCATGCCTGGTACG GATGATGGAACGAAGCTGGAAGTATATTGCCATAGCGTGCGCCCTCTGGGTTGTGCAG AAGATATACAGCGCTATTACCTCCCCGCTCAGGGCCATCCCAGGCCCATTCTATACTAGTCTGACCCGGTTGCCTCTGAAGCTCTCCATAATTGCTGGACAACGGATATACTTCATCCACAGCCTGCATCAGAGATATGGCCCCATCGTACGTGTCAGCCCGACCGAAGTCTCCATTGCGTCTCTCCCTGAGTTCAGAGAGATCCACCGTGTTGGCTCGCCCTTTCTGAAGAGCAATTGGTACGAAAAGTTTGTAATGGGCCAGCACTCGCCGGGGGTGTTTGCTATCAGTGATCCCAAGCAACACGGGGCTAGACGGAGACTATTCGCGAGGGCGATGTCGAATACCGAGTTGAGACGGGTATGGGAGGACGTAGTGAGGAGCAAGGTTCGCCTGGCTGTTGATCGGATTAAGGGGGAATTAGAGGCAGATGGGGCCAGATGCGATGTACTGAAGTGGTGGACGTTCCTTGCGACAGATGTTGTAGGGCATCTGATGTTCGGGGAGGATTTCGACATGCTGAATATCGGTGTG AAAAATGAATACATCCACGTCCTCGAAAGTACAATGAAGGGCTCGGGCATTAACGCAGAGCTCCCGCTCGTCGGGTGCATCGGGAGGCATTTGCCCTTCTCAGTCGTTCGATCCATGTTTCGCGCCAATGACTACCTCACCAACTACGGAAAAAGGGCCGTCACGAATGCCCGAGCGAAAAGTGACTCCAGCCGAAATATCTTCTCGGGGATGCTGTACGAGGCCGAGAAATGTACAGATAGCGATAGTGGTCTAAGCGAGCTGGACATTATCACGGAAGCAGGCAATATGATTGTTGCCGGCTCAGACACCACTGCCGTTACTTTGACATATTTGGTTTGGGTGGTGCTGAGCCGGCCCCAGTTGCAAAGAGAGATCGAGAGTGAGGTCCTCGCTCTGGAGGAAGGGTACGACGATGCAAAGCTCGAGACACTCCCGGTACTCAATGCCGTTATCAAGGAGACCCTCCGCTTATACGGTGCTGCTCCAGGATCTCTCCCACGGACTGTGCCTCGTGGAGGTGCGACTTTGGGTGGATATTTCATCCCTGAGGGCATGACGGTGAGTACGCAGAGCTGGACGGTTCATCGCGACGAGAATCTCTTTCCAGACCCGGACAGTTTCAATATCTCGAGGTGGCTGGAGGAGAACGACGCCGGGTTTCCGGCTGCACAGCTGGCGTTTTCGCCGTTTGGTGCTGGTGGGAGGATATGTTTGGGTATACACCTGGCGTATATGGAGCTGCGGCTCGCCGCAGCAGAGTTCTTCAGGAGATGTCGAGGGGTAAGGCTGTCCCCGGATACGACATGGAAGATTATGAAGCCCATGAATTACTTCTTGATTGCCCCAACTGGGAATCGGTGTGATATTATGCGGGGATAG